The following DNA comes from Pomacea canaliculata isolate SZHN2017 linkage group LG10, ASM307304v1, whole genome shotgun sequence.
CAAACAACTTTTGCAAACAGGAATTAAACGTTACGACTAGAGCAGACAGCATTTGTTTCAGACAATTCAGGAACGTGATTTTATgagaataaattattataaaaatcgAATCAGTTGCGAAAATGTGAAGCCTTTAATTGTCACTGCCGAAATAAAATTAGGAAAAacgacaattaaaaaaatataatctaaCTTTCCTGTAGCTGTCCGACAATGTTCAAGTGTACTGAACATATCAGTGTGCTTTGCTGCTTGCGCATTTGAGTTCCGATCGATacgttattattgttttgttttttatagaCGCGTGACTCTAGGGCCGCGCGCGGTTCTCAGAGgtagtcattttttaaaagcttcttataccggtattagtgaaattagcttataTTGCTGGCTAAGAGGGGTAGCGCGGACgtacgtacctttgttcgtcagagGGGCGTCACAactaaaaggttgagaaccgctgctctaggGGATTGGGTAGGGTAGGGGGTAGTATCACTAGGACCAGAGACGATAAAGAACAAGGACCACAGACTATAAAGAACAAGGACCAGAGACGATAAATGAACAAGGACCAGAGACTATAAAGAACAAGGACCAGAGACTACAAATAACAAGGACCAGAGACTATAAAGAACAGGGACAGCCAACTCTAGGAGCGAGCAGTGGGACAGCGTTGACTCAACTCAAAAATTGGATGTTTCTTCCTCTATCTCTAATATTTCTGGGTCTAATTcccgtgaaataaatatgtacatgaCGGCAAATCGTTTAGTGACATTTCATACCTGGATAAAAATATAGCTTAGAGTTAGGAAAATAGtatattttcttccattattttttttcttttttacttaaacTTATagacaaagtttgtttaatcATAATTGGTTTGATCAGGTCTGCCTGGAGGTCTTGGAAGAGTCTTATAGTGCTTTGATGTCAGATGACAATATTTCAGACAACATAAAAGCGcgctttggaaaaaaaaattaaacaaaaataaaaatgacggTTTCTTTGTGTCAGTCGCCTTCACAGGTTGTGTTGTGGAGGTGCCTTGAGAGGACCTCCTCGCCACCCTCGCGGTGAGACTGAAACACGCGAACTTTGTGGAAGCCCAAGGAGGTGAAGTGAATGTACTTACATGTCTGCTGAAGCCGTAGAAAAGTTACTATAGACCTATTGGCAGCATGTAACAACAGTGAGTTTATGTCTTACAATgaactcatttttatttgatacaatattcatttatgtcttgtaaaataaaggactttTAAAACAACCcgatttcgcttttgttttccattgagcGAAAATTATAATGCTGTGATTCTCATAAAGATATTAGCgaaacaaaatctgttcatgTCTATTTAAACCGTGAGTTTGTTTCccgtttctgtctttttatttgttccgTGTGCGCACGCgtgggtatgtgtgtgaattATAACTAGGGAACAGTGTTGTCATTGACGGTTATCCTTCACACAATCATtgctaataaccgactcgatatcgaaaatataaattattatgatGAATGATATTATTGCATATGTGTAAACATAACTTCATCATTTAACATAAAAGCATCAGAATGGAAACGGAAAGATTAggaagaataaatgaacagaaaaagtcaactcgTGCATGCGTctttttccagtgtgatttatTTGTAAGCTAAACGTTTCTTCAGGATGCATcttaataaagataaaaaaattataaattaaaataaacaatttacaacagtttttttatttatcatgccaTTTTATAGAACTTTACTGAAACCTTTCGCAAAATAATTACCTTTGAAGACGTACtttgtatataaaaaatttCATGAGCTTTTCTATAATTATGTCTCTTTTCTCTGATAACCCCTCACTCGAGTCTCCCGGCGTCCCTCAGCATCATCGTCATCCATCTTGAGACCAGAGCGTGTTATGAGTGAACGCATCGGATTTATCTTCACTGTCATACTTGAAGCTGTTCCTCTCCCATCAGTTCGTCTCTCACCTCGGTGAGCGCGAGGCCCAACAGGTTTTTCCCTTGCCATGTCGACCGGTCCCATGCAAGTGGGTTGTCCTCCGACAAACCTATTCCCCAGATCGTGTCGACTGGACTGGCCTCAACCAAAGTCCGTGGGTGAGTGGCGAACAAAATGGACTTCAGGGAGTCATTTTGTGAGAACTGCAAAAGACAGCCGTGTAGTGTTCGTCCTGATCTTAGATAACATGCAGTTAATTCAATGATGCTCATAATGGCGATAGAGCAGACAGAAGGATGACAAGAAAACGGAATTAGAACGAGATGATGAAAGcaggatttcttttttgtgcctTTTTCAGCCTGGGGTAGGGAATTATTTTCTAAACTGAAAGCACAGATCGacgagaggaagacagaaaaggagGAATGAAGAAGGTAAAGACAATATCTTTTATTAGACCCCcagaattaattttgttttaacgcTTATTTTTTCAGTGATCACCTTTGCTCTGTTTCCTCTTTTCACGATGTTGAAACACTCCCCTGTCCAAGCTGCTTCGTCGAAGTTCTTCACTTTTCGCCCCAAAGATTTTTGAGCTCTTGGATCCTTGCTTGTCAGTATTTTCTCGGCTACAGCGTGGTCCCcgaataaaactgaaaaagagcAGACGAATTTACATCATATGGTTAGTAATTTTTAGTTCATACTACTTTCTCATAATATATTCAATTAACAATTACAACTTGCTGGACATACATGTATGCAAGTCCTGGCGTAATAAAGTGAAGAACTTCAAGTATCGTTCATTACATTCTCCGGTCATAAATTTATCAGTCACCTACCTGCTTTTTGATGCATCATGAACTGCTCTGCACAGTTATACAACTGCCCGTCCACTGAAAATTTTGCTTTGTGCCACTGACTGAAAGGAGAATCTTTGCGCCAGAAGAACTCGAAGTTTTTCTTCGCTTGCTCTAGACTCGAACCTTTACTCTCCGCAGGGCAagacgcgtcgtctgcttgggCCATACTAAAAATTCGGATCGGAATCCAGACGGTCTCCTTCCGCCGGCGGGAGGTATGCAAGATAATGTTTGGAATctaaaattaattaaagaattATAGAGTATAATCAAAGACTAGCCTACCCTAGGAACCTTGGATCACTGCTTCAATGTGGTTCTGACATAAACTAAAATCTGTAAAGCACGAAATGGACTCGACCAACATTTCGCAACAGCAGGCAATGGAGTGACACAAGGCGCAGTAATCGCTGTCACAGCTCGAACGACCTTCTCTGCCAACTAATcaatctacttaaaaaaaaaaaaaaaaggtattcagaaaaaatttcatttgagAAAGCACGTAAATTTATTATGTGCTGACCAGCAGGAATGGGTGAGtgatttaattaaaatgcaaactACGAAGAGAGGGAAACCCCAATTCTAAAAATAGTAACTGAGACtatacatatatctataaatagcAACTGTCGAACTTGCTCATAATTCTGTTATCTCATTTGTAGTGTTGTGTTAGCTGTGTAGAGCAGGTAGGGTATGTTTGAATTAAGAAAGCATGTGTATTTATCCGTCTTTCTGAAAGAAGATAATATTAACTGGCCGATATGCTCTTTAGTCTGAGAGTGaccatatatataattatatacgtgtacgtgtgtgtattaAAGATACGATGGAGTGTCTGGAGGGTGGTGAAATAACATACATGCAACGATTATAATCTAGTGACTCAACggttaagaaacatttttggtATACAACAGCATGTGAAGATGGCATCCCGTAATGAGAAATTGCAGTCTTCTAACCAGAAAGTAATTAAAGGCAAACAGCAGAAGCGGCGTTAGGActacgcggggcctggggccgaccatccgcgcggggccggggtaatggagtacgtgtatctatatattgatatgatgccggaagcagggccgtgcttaggggcaggcggacgaggcatctgcctagggccccgcgcttcaaggggccccgcgcttttgattgatatgtgactttagatcccaactaaaaccgtgtgatcgtggcgtgagggccccgcacatgccttTGCCTCggcccgcgggggctaagaaacTGCCCTGGGACAAGGTGTGCAGCTCACACAAACTATTCCCATGTTGATAGACACAGCTTGAGGGGATCTCACCAGCTTCCGAAATACACACTTGATGGTCCTGTCTACGGTTGGAGGATTCCCAAGTTTAAAAACCATTTGAACAGCCCTgaaaaaactgttgtagaagctcattttcagcttcatctccatgttcgggtgagatggtcgaggaactcgggaaaatgtgcttctggggaagagatggagatgagaaatgatgttacaaaaccagatgcgtaggtagaaatagtaggttgccatgagaacgctgcggtaggtagaagtggtattcgaatattaacgtctctgtggtagacctgtaagtccagatgtaactgtgctttcaacatgatcatagacttacaaaatggtggaagcagcacacacacacacacaaacccacttatctttttagtcttctttgtcctcctagtgccgcaaccataccaccccagcggatccggttctggccgaggatcgatctcctccttgtctgtctccgaaccctgcgtttcatcttgggtttaagtccagaacttgtctcgttaaactcggtgtcaaattgcaataaaatcaaattgtcaaccgtacactgcagtctatgcaaaaacttattaaatacattttttactaaaaacaaggatatcggccggcagctcttccttgcgatgtaagtgttagaagcaggactgaagtatcgttggaagtcagagaaacattgcagtgtactgctgacgtcaagcaatgtctgtaagactaataacaaacacgttaatgctttgtacaaagccaggatagtgtgttttcacgagcaaaaccttcgatgtcgcagttgaagatgtgaaatattttcacggggtgagtccgtgctgtgtcctggtgaccgttagcacggacacctcgtgtcgcggcctagtgtcgcgtagtcactgggtcagtgaaacttattctctcccttgtgtcttgccgtccacacaaagtccctcgacattatgggatagcaattgtcatgaactgtcgaggaccggccatcttgtcacttatttcttgttggtgttctttgtagggtactgttgtccgttttcgatgtcctccattgactgggcaggcaactctgaccacgcgtacaatgatgtccgtcgtgcactagtcatcttcgttaacagcagcctcgttgtcgatgacgtcaccggttctggggcgtgtgcgtctcggttcagcggatttgttcattgttgtaaacggcgaagttgacttcttcacgaagtttagacacgttagttggtaacggctgtTAGCCTGGTGGCTAGAGACTGAGGTGGTGGGTGGTTGAATAGGTCTGAGGTgatctgagtgagtgagtgagtgacgtgtgttgagtgtgagtgagtgagtgagtgagtgagtgagtgagttgaggtgagtgagtgagtgagtgagtgagtgagtgagtgagtgagtgagtgagtgaagtgagtgagtgagtgagtgagtgattgagctgagtgagtgagtgagggtgagtgagtgagtggtgagtgagtgagtgagtgagtgagtgagtgagtgatgagtgagtatgagtgagtagtgagtgaagtgagtgagtgagtgagtgagtgagtgagtgagttgagtgagtgagtgagtgagtgagtgagtgagtgagtgagtgagtgagtgagtgagtgagtgagtgagtgagtgagtgagtgagtgagtgagtgagtgagtgagtgagtgatgagtgagtgagtgagtgagtgagtgagtgagtgagtgagtgagtgagtgagtgagtgagtgtgagtgagtgagtgagtgagtgagtgagtgagtgagtgagtgagtgagtgagtgagtgagtgagtgagtgagtgagtgagtgagtgagtgagtgagtgagtgagtgagtgagtgagtgagtgagtgagtgagtgagtgagtggagtgagttgagtgagtagtgagtgagtgagtgagtgagtgaagtgagtgagtgagtgagtgagtgagtgagtgagtgagtgagtgagtgatgagtgagtgagtgagtgagtgagtgagtgagtgagtgagtgagtgagtgagagtgagtgagtgagtgagtgagtgagtgagtgagtgagtgagtggagtgagtgagtgagtgagtgagtgagtgagtgagtgagtgagtgagtgagtgagtgagtgagtgagtgagtgaagtgagtgagtgagtgagtgagtgagtgagtgagtgagtgagggagtgagtgagtgagtgagtgagtgagtgagtgagtgagtgagggagtg
Coding sequences within:
- the LOC112574387 gene encoding uncharacterized protein LOC112574387, encoding MAQADDASCPAESKGSSLEQAKKNFEFFWRKDSPFSQWHKAKFSVDGQLYNCAEQFMMHQKAVLFGDHAVAEKILTSKDPRAQKSLGRKVKNFDEAAWTGECFNIVKRGNRAKFSQNDSLKSILFATHPRTLVEASPVDTIWGIGLSEDNPLAWDRSTWQGKNLLGLALTEVRDELMGEEQLQV